The nucleotide window CCGGCTTGGGAACCAAACGAAGAGATGTCGAGTTTAACCCTGCGACCATCTTTTAAGGATACTTCGTGGCCATCATCAGCGCGTGGCTTAAATGCTTGTTGAATGACATCAATCCAGGCGCGCTTTAATAAATGTTCACCAAGCAATTCAAATGCTACATCATTGGCTTTAACAACAATACCATCGCCATCAATGATAACCACACCAGCAGGCATAACATCAAATAACTGATTAAGTTGATTTGACTGTAAGCGCAGCAAATCCAATTCACCAGGATAGGCTTCGCTTAGTAGCTTCCCTTGTCCGGCTTGATCTGCTTTGTCCACTGTCGACGCAAAATCATTGTCGTCATCAGTAAAGCTCATAGTAATACCTCTGTTTTGCCATATTTAGTTGTTATTATTGATTTGAGCCTTAATATCACCATGGTGTTAACGCTCTGTTTTTTCTGGCATCAATGCCATCATAGGATAAATCAGCTTTACCCTCAAATATTCTAAAAGTTACCATCTTGTTTAACAATTTGAGATACCTCGCTCAACATCAAGGTGTCATCATTTTCTAAGTACAAACGCAAGTCTTGGAGCGCCTTATCAACGCTGACGCGAATAACCTTATTATTGGTGAAGGGTATCAACTCTATAACCTTGCCATCGCATAAGCAGGAAACAATAAAACGGTAATCACCTTCTGCCGCGACATCACCGGTTCGCGTGGAGCCATCCCACGAAAATGCCAACTGGCCTGGCCCACAATCTCCTAATGGTAATAGCTTAACGATTTCACCCTGCTCATTTTCGACATAAACCAAGATATGCACACAATCTCGCTCAAGCTCAAGGAAGGCTTCTGCGTGTTGATTGTCTTCCAGGTAAATACGGCCATTTTGCACGAGTACATTACGACCAATCAGACTACTGGCCTGCAACGCCAGGTTCGAGGTGTTTAATTCTGACTTACCGAGTAATTTGTCATGGTATTCATCAATACTTAAACTGATGGAACTGGCTAATAATTGGGAAAACTCTTCGTCAGCTTTGAGGTTGGTTTCGAGATCGGAATCGATTGGCTCAGGAATAATGTGCGCAAAAAACTCATGCAACTGCACCGTCGCTTGTTTGGTGACCAAATTTTGTAGAGATGAGTCTGAAATCACTTGCGAGCTTCCTGCTTGCTGGTCAGTTTTTTTATCTTGCACCAATATTTCCAAAATCCTGCCTGATCAAAATGGCATTACCATTAAAGTCATTTTGTGCAGGTGCTAATACGCTATTATTGTTTTGTGTGTATCAGAGTGAATTAAACGTTAACCTTCAAGTTATTCTAAAAGGTTTTGTTGTTCGCATTGTCTACTTTTCTATTTGACTACTTGCCTATGAATCACTTAGTAAGCAAGACCTATGGCTGCAAATATCAATTCACTCTAACTATTTATTCAAAAATTGTGCCAAAAAGCAAATATTTACACTTGGCGCATGTTGATCGATATTTGCCGATAAAACGATCAGATGACAACACTTTGAGCGTGTAGCAGCCTGTAAAGGATCATTTATCGAATAACAATGGATTTATTGCCTGACCTGGGCGGCAAAGCGAACGGCAAGCTGTTGCCACCTAGCTCAATATTGCCGTTTACATTTATGGAATAATCGGATAATTTGCTACACATAAGGCAATAGACACTGGTGTGGACACTGGTGTGCAAAACGAGTTTAGTCCCTGTAGCTCAGCTGGATAGAGCAAGC belongs to Thalassotalea sp. HSM 43 and includes:
- a CDS encoding flagellar hook assembly protein FlgD, producing MQDKKTDQQAGSSQVISDSSLQNLVTKQATVQLHEFFAHIIPEPIDSDLETNLKADEEFSQLLASSISLSIDEYHDKLLGKSELNTSNLALQASSLIGRNVLVQNGRIYLEDNQHAEAFLELERDCVHILVYVENEQGEIVKLLPLGDCGPGQLAFSWDGSTRTGDVAAEGDYRFIVSCLCDGKVIELIPFTNNKVIRVSVDKALQDLRLYLENDDTLMLSEVSQIVKQDGNF